Proteins found in one Anopheles aquasalis chromosome 3, idAnoAquaMG_Q_19, whole genome shotgun sequence genomic segment:
- the LOC126573981 gene encoding uncharacterized protein LOC126573981 isoform X2, which yields MATNPFKQSPPIPPPSSNQISSNGQQQNYDDRVPPLPCATTTTTTTTTTIAIGAAANSITTSTPASTDNSILKQRAPCACSNISIMQLFHEMKQKYPTVPDTVVSELVTQHCHDRPTCIGRLEEAVLGTPAQTTYPAQSIHSGSLKRRNAGSRGGAGKLPQDGSPGSGSSSNSSVSSAGSSSSNSSSRESSVDSRTGASLGASKAVTGSNATATRPTTLALGQRPLAPPPPVPPMRPNRTAPLCPPSAPQLANSTITTTTTSSSTGPDRVGETVNVRLNVTVSPVSGGGQRHKSMISLQPEPPYSCELANVTSTFNSGLTPAGIVTATAITPNARGSAASGGVHGAAAGGGGGPPSGRSSTSVNLTLRQPMDGRPHSPIHVHASPLKYMSKNFNAQSGIQSKLEVTFGDGFGSFRAVRAHVPGYDQHRVPQQQQQQPPPQPQPQQPTQQEMLGFGDDREPFWQMPLTTSSPLPHVSIAATGHRMQPSRGTFGALRGGGGGGGGSPYAVSGGIGNLESDGLTKELRYQNFVVAEMAVSQQLEQKQRLSKEVERKRMQFELICREIYVLQKPLRSIDAELLNREVLLLAAEVEQLQKEVDSCDDEEALAAVAAAASAGVSITDGLSALSVEGGSPMLPPGNGSAVVNRPPRPPRPPPPRVPGQSPCPSSAGSITPGTPLFPSTSSGHQFGIGYPTPASGSSSSSSPSSASSPFTPSCIGGVDLGQRPEAESGGSGSSSNSSSQQQPGGLPNQPWTCSLCTFQNHELMTSCEVCSLPKASVVTSGQDIHIYLSPGQNKIIHSWIVS from the exons ATGGCGACTAATCCTTTCAAACAATCGCCACCGATACCGCCACCGAGCTCGAAccagatcagcagcaacgggcagcagcagaactatGATGACCGAGTACCACCGCTTCCttgcgcgacgacgacgacgacgacgacgacgacgacgattgcaaTCGGAGCGGCagccaacagcatcaccaccagcacaccagcatctACCGACAACAGTATCCTGAAGCAGCGTGCACCGTGTGCCTGCTCCAACATCAGCATTATGCAGCTGTTTCACGAGATGAAGCAAAAGTATCCAACCGTCCCGGATACGGTCGTGTCCGAGCTTGTCACGCAGCACTGTCACGATCGGCCAACGTGTATCGGTAGGCTCGAGGAGGCCGTACTGGGCACACCGGCTCAGACGACGTATCCGGCGCAATCGATCCACAGTGGAAGTTTGAAGCGCCGCAATGCCGGCAGTAGAGGTGGGGCCGGCAAGTTACCACAGGATGGCAGTCCAGgatccggtagcagcagtaacagtagcGTTAGTAGtgctggcagtagcagcagtaacagcagtaGCCGGGAGAGCAGCGTAGACAGTAGAACTGGAGCGTCGTTGGGAGCGTCGAAGGCCGTTACCGGATCAAATGCGACGGCCACACGACCTACGACACTGGCTTTGGGACAGCGTCCActggcaccgccaccaccggtaccaccgatGCGTCCAAATCGAACGGCACCGTTGTGTCCACCTTCGGCACCACAGTTGGCCAACTCcaccatcacgacgacgacgacgagcagcagcaccggtccgGATCGGGTCGGTGAAACGGTGAACGTACGGCTCAATGTGACCGTATCGCCGGTAAGCGGCGGTGGACAGCGTCACAAATCGATGATCTCGCtacaaccggaaccaccgtaCTCGTGCGAGCTGGCGAACGTAACGAGCACCTTCAACAGTGGCCTCACACCGGCCGGCATTGTAACAGCGACGGCCATCACACCGAATGCACGGGGATCGGCGGCATCAGGAGGTgttcatggtgctgctgctggtggtggtggtggcccgccCAGTGGACGTAGTTCTACCTCGGTTAATCTTACCCTTCGGCAACCGATGGACGGTCGACCACACTCACCGATCCACGTGCACGCCAGTCCGCTCAAGTATATGTCGAAGAACTTTAACGCCCAGTCCGGTATTCAGTCGAAGCTGGAGGTAACGTTTGGTgatggtttcggttcgttccggGCGGTACGGGCGCACGTACCGGGGTACGATCAACATCGTgtccctcagcagcagcagcagcagccgccgccgcaaccgcagccacagcaaccaaCACAGCAAGAGATGCTCGGATTCGGGGACGATCGTGAACCATTCTGGCAGATGCCACTAACAACCTCCTCTCCATTGCCGCACGTTTCGATTGCGGCCACCGGTCACCGAATGCAGCCTTCGAGAGGAACGTTTGGTGCActgcgaggaggaggaggaggaggaggaggctcACCGTATGCCGTTAGCGGCGGCATCGGCAACCTAGAGAGCGATGGACTGACAAAGGAGCTACGTTATCAGAACTTTGTCGTAGCAG AGATGGCCGTCTCGCAGCAGCTGGAACAGAAGCAGCGGCTCAGCAAGGAGGTCGAACGGAAGCGGATGCAGTTCGAGCTGATCTGTCGCGAGATCTACGTGCTGCAGAAACCGCTACGGAGCATCGATGCGGAGCTACTTAACCGggaggtgttgctgttggcggcCGAAGTCGAACAGCTACAGAAGGAGGTGGATTCGTGCGATGACGAGGAAGCGCTGGCCGCcgtagcggcggcggccagtGCCGGTGTTTCCATTACCGATGGTCTGAGTGCACTCAGTGTCGAAGGTG GATCACCGATGCTTCCACCTGGGAATGGATCCGCTGTCGTGAATCGTCCGCCACGTCCACCGAGACCACCGCCTCCGCGTGTACCCGGCCAGTCACCGTGTCCCAGTAGCGCTGGTAGCATCACACCCGGTACTCCGCTGTTTCCTTCCACCAGCAGTGGACACCAGTTCGGTATCGGATACCCAACGCCGGCGTCCGgttcatcgtcctcatcgtcacccAGCTCAGCGTCCTCACCGTTCACCCCATCGTGCATCGGTGGCGTGGATCTTGGCCAGCGTCCGGAAGCGGAatccggtggcagtggcagtagcagcaacagcagtagtcagcagcaaccgggtgGACTTCCCAACCAGCCGTGGACTTGCAGTCTTTGTACATTCCAAAATCACGAACTAATGACCTCGTGTGAAGTCTGCTCGCTGCCGAAAGCATCGG TTGTAACTTCGGGTCAAGATATTCACATTTACCTATCACCGGGACAAAACA AGATCATTCATTCGTGGATCGTATCGTAG
- the LOC126573981 gene encoding uncharacterized protein LOC126573981 isoform X1 yields MATNPFKQSPPIPPPSSNQISSNGQQQNYDDRVPPLPCATTTTTTTTTTIAIGAAANSITTSTPASTDNSILKQRAPCACSNISIMQLFHEMKQKYPTVPDTVVSELVTQHCHDRPTCIGRLEEAVLGTPAQTTYPAQSIHSGSLKRRNAGSRGGAGKLPQDGSPGSGSSSNSSVSSAGSSSSNSSSRESSVDSRTGASLGASKAVTGSNATATRPTTLALGQRPLAPPPPVPPMRPNRTAPLCPPSAPQLANSTITTTTTSSSTGPDRVGETVNVRLNVTVSPVSGGGQRHKSMISLQPEPPYSCELANVTSTFNSGLTPAGIVTATAITPNARGSAASGGVHGAAAGGGGGPPSGRSSTSVNLTLRQPMDGRPHSPIHVHASPLKYMSKNFNAQSGIQSKLEVTFGDGFGSFRAVRAHVPGYDQHRVPQQQQQQPPPQPQPQQPTQQEMLGFGDDREPFWQMPLTTSSPLPHVSIAATGHRMQPSRGTFGALRGGGGGGGGSPYAVSGGIGNLESDGLTKELRYQNFVVAEMAVSQQLEQKQRLSKEVERKRMQFELICREIYVLQKPLRSIDAELLNREVLLLAAEVEQLQKEVDSCDDEEALAAVAAAASAGVSITDGLSALSVEGGSPMLPPGNGSAVVNRPPRPPRPPPPRVPGQSPCPSSAGSITPGTPLFPSTSSGHQFGIGYPTPASGSSSSSSPSSASSPFTPSCIGGVDLGQRPEAESGGSGSSSNSSSQQQPGGLPNQPWTCSLCTFQNHELMTSCEVCSLPKASGTRTLTTNGAGAGAGGVAAASLVSATNPVLVTDTGGCGGLGAIFRRQHLSVDTGVAAAAAAAAAAVVGVSVGPSTAPPAYTADMASSAFSIPNASSLPTLPNPGMPPDHSGAPQHQQQQTQQQQQQQQQPSPPPLQNAQYQKSSIEC; encoded by the exons ATGGCGACTAATCCTTTCAAACAATCGCCACCGATACCGCCACCGAGCTCGAAccagatcagcagcaacgggcagcagcagaactatGATGACCGAGTACCACCGCTTCCttgcgcgacgacgacgacgacgacgacgacgacgacgattgcaaTCGGAGCGGCagccaacagcatcaccaccagcacaccagcatctACCGACAACAGTATCCTGAAGCAGCGTGCACCGTGTGCCTGCTCCAACATCAGCATTATGCAGCTGTTTCACGAGATGAAGCAAAAGTATCCAACCGTCCCGGATACGGTCGTGTCCGAGCTTGTCACGCAGCACTGTCACGATCGGCCAACGTGTATCGGTAGGCTCGAGGAGGCCGTACTGGGCACACCGGCTCAGACGACGTATCCGGCGCAATCGATCCACAGTGGAAGTTTGAAGCGCCGCAATGCCGGCAGTAGAGGTGGGGCCGGCAAGTTACCACAGGATGGCAGTCCAGgatccggtagcagcagtaacagtagcGTTAGTAGtgctggcagtagcagcagtaacagcagtaGCCGGGAGAGCAGCGTAGACAGTAGAACTGGAGCGTCGTTGGGAGCGTCGAAGGCCGTTACCGGATCAAATGCGACGGCCACACGACCTACGACACTGGCTTTGGGACAGCGTCCActggcaccgccaccaccggtaccaccgatGCGTCCAAATCGAACGGCACCGTTGTGTCCACCTTCGGCACCACAGTTGGCCAACTCcaccatcacgacgacgacgacgagcagcagcaccggtccgGATCGGGTCGGTGAAACGGTGAACGTACGGCTCAATGTGACCGTATCGCCGGTAAGCGGCGGTGGACAGCGTCACAAATCGATGATCTCGCtacaaccggaaccaccgtaCTCGTGCGAGCTGGCGAACGTAACGAGCACCTTCAACAGTGGCCTCACACCGGCCGGCATTGTAACAGCGACGGCCATCACACCGAATGCACGGGGATCGGCGGCATCAGGAGGTgttcatggtgctgctgctggtggtggtggtggcccgccCAGTGGACGTAGTTCTACCTCGGTTAATCTTACCCTTCGGCAACCGATGGACGGTCGACCACACTCACCGATCCACGTGCACGCCAGTCCGCTCAAGTATATGTCGAAGAACTTTAACGCCCAGTCCGGTATTCAGTCGAAGCTGGAGGTAACGTTTGGTgatggtttcggttcgttccggGCGGTACGGGCGCACGTACCGGGGTACGATCAACATCGTgtccctcagcagcagcagcagcagccgccgccgcaaccgcagccacagcaaccaaCACAGCAAGAGATGCTCGGATTCGGGGACGATCGTGAACCATTCTGGCAGATGCCACTAACAACCTCCTCTCCATTGCCGCACGTTTCGATTGCGGCCACCGGTCACCGAATGCAGCCTTCGAGAGGAACGTTTGGTGCActgcgaggaggaggaggaggaggaggaggctcACCGTATGCCGTTAGCGGCGGCATCGGCAACCTAGAGAGCGATGGACTGACAAAGGAGCTACGTTATCAGAACTTTGTCGTAGCAG AGATGGCCGTCTCGCAGCAGCTGGAACAGAAGCAGCGGCTCAGCAAGGAGGTCGAACGGAAGCGGATGCAGTTCGAGCTGATCTGTCGCGAGATCTACGTGCTGCAGAAACCGCTACGGAGCATCGATGCGGAGCTACTTAACCGggaggtgttgctgttggcggcCGAAGTCGAACAGCTACAGAAGGAGGTGGATTCGTGCGATGACGAGGAAGCGCTGGCCGCcgtagcggcggcggccagtGCCGGTGTTTCCATTACCGATGGTCTGAGTGCACTCAGTGTCGAAGGTG GATCACCGATGCTTCCACCTGGGAATGGATCCGCTGTCGTGAATCGTCCGCCACGTCCACCGAGACCACCGCCTCCGCGTGTACCCGGCCAGTCACCGTGTCCCAGTAGCGCTGGTAGCATCACACCCGGTACTCCGCTGTTTCCTTCCACCAGCAGTGGACACCAGTTCGGTATCGGATACCCAACGCCGGCGTCCGgttcatcgtcctcatcgtcacccAGCTCAGCGTCCTCACCGTTCACCCCATCGTGCATCGGTGGCGTGGATCTTGGCCAGCGTCCGGAAGCGGAatccggtggcagtggcagtagcagcaacagcagtagtcagcagcaaccgggtgGACTTCCCAACCAGCCGTGGACTTGCAGTCTTTGTACATTCCAAAATCACGAACTAATGACCTCGTGTGAAGTCTGCTCGCTGCCGAAAGCATCGGGTACAAGAACGCTGACCACCAACGGggcgggtgcgggtgcgggtggtgtcgctgctgcttccctaGTGTCCGCTACCAACCCAGTGCTGGTGACGGATAcgggtggttgtggtggtctGGGCGCTATATTCCGTCGTCAGCATCTTTCCGTTGATACTGGCGtagcggcagctgctgctgctgctgcggctgccgtTGTCGGTGTTTCCGTTGGTCCTTCCACGGCACCTCCGGCCTACACGGCGGACATGGCATCATCAGCCTTCTCCATACCCAATGCCTCATCCTTACCGACCCTACCCAACCCGGGGATGCCACCGGACCATTCTGGTGCAccacaacatcagcagcaacaaacgcagcagcagcagcagcaacaacagcaacccaGTCCACCACCATTGCAGAACGCTCAGTATCAGAAATCATCCATCGAATGCTAG